From Ficedula albicollis isolate OC2 chromosome 20, FicAlb1.5, whole genome shotgun sequence, one genomic window encodes:
- the PFDN4 gene encoding prefoldin subunit 4 → MAATMKKAAAEDVNVTFEDQQKINKFARNTSRITELKEEIEEKKKQLQNLEDACEDIMLLDDADSQLIPYQIGDVFISHSLEETQEMLEEAKRSLQEEIEGLESRVESIQRVLSDLKVQLYAKFGNNINLEAEDS, encoded by the exons ATGGCCGCCACCATGAAGAAGGCG GCTGCAGAAGATGTCAATGTCACCTTTGAAGATCAACAGAAAATTAACAAGTTTGCAAGAAATACCAGCAGGATCACAgagctgaaagaagaaatagaagagaaaaag aagcagctgcagaacctGGAGGATGCCTGTGAGGACATCATGCTGCTGGATGATGCTGATTCCCAGCTGATCCCCTAC CAGATTGGGGATGTCTTCATCAGCCATTCCCTGGAGGAGAcacaggagatgctggaggaGGCAAAG agGAGTTTACAAGAGGAAATTGAAGGGTTGGAATCCCGAGTGGAGTCGATCCAGAGGGTGCTGTCTGACCTCAAAGTTCAGCTCTATGCAAAGTTTGGGAATAACATAAATCTGGAGGCTGAGGACAGTTAA